The Oryza brachyantha chromosome 6, ObraRS2, whole genome shotgun sequence region GAAAGTTGTTAgtagtcaaagttttaaaattttgacaagacttttatttaaaatggcAACAATTATGAATCtgagggagtaataaatatTTGCCTCCATCTGATTTAGTGCTTGTTTGTTTCcatccaactttttttttgttcttatactaattagaagtattaaatatagactattaataaaactcaccttaTACTTTAGACtattttacgagacgaatctattgagcctaattagttcatgattagcgaatgtgatgctacagtaaacatttgctaatcgtggattaattaggcttaaaaatttgctaatgaaataacttttatttatgcaattagttttgttatcagcctatatttaatattcctaattaatgtccaaacatgtAATATGACaagggataaaaaaaaatccatggaTGTAAagagccccttcctctccttgaATTCTAGCCCTGAGGTCCTATTCGGATTGGAGGGATTTTGTAGGAgttttgtcataaaatttctatcttCCTAAGAAGCACTAAGACCAAATGAATTAACCCCCAAGCCCTGAGCCCAGTACTGTGTGGACCTAAAAATGGGCCGTGGCTAAGGGTGTAAGTGGATCGGCCTGCCAACCCGCTTATAAGTCAATTAAATGGATAGTCTATTGGGGTACCCACTTAATTGGACTATAAGCGGATTCGCGGGCTAGCCCACTTACAACCCTAGCCGCGGCCTAGGCCACCCCTTGTTAGTTTGGGCTGCATATTTTTCTCCATGGTGAAAATTGGCAGTGTTTAACGGGCTTTTTGTCCTAGGCCTTTTTGTCCTTGTTAGCTATGGCTCAAGTTGTTGAAGGACATGCCCCTATTTTGGTCCCACGTGATACACATGTGGCCAATTCAGTTAAaaagattataaaaaaaatttaaaatgtttggCAACCTCCACAAGTTACATTCtcatcttttgacttttgtttatgcgtataaaccaaaatttaaatttttaatcttaatttgggatatatttttggagttttctcattgtaatttatttttcaacattgacttttagattaacTAGTTATGTTCCCGTGCATTGCCACGAAACTATATTCGacagaaaaaactaattagcTCAAagcacaaattttatttttagcataccacaaaaaataagatcaaaaataaaataaacaaaattaaaaagagtTTGACAAAACACCGAATCCCGTCCATCTCACACTGCACACATCGTCCACCCCTTTAGCTCGCATCACCCGCCGCCTCTCATCAAGCGTAGACATCACCACTTCCTCCATCACATTAACAACGGTGTCTTCGTGGGCTTTGTTTTGGATGGTCCTCTCTACGGCTCTACGATTAGTGAATAATGGTAGTCACTATCCACCGTAGCTCTGTTTTGGATGTTCCTTTTTAGGTTTAGCTTGCTGTACGTTTGAAATGCAGAACATATGAAACATCAAAAGCCAAACGACAGATTTGCCACTCTTCATGGCATTGCATGGTTAACAGTCAGTATGTTAGACCACTGGACCATCGTGAGCATCAACAACAGTAATAATTTCTGTGCCATGGCACCTTCTGTTTGGAGGGCAGCAACTTACGCCCCAAAGCAGCAAAACCGATTCACCGGGTACCATACTTACCGTATTTGTTactttcaaaagaaattttatggttctTAACAAATTACGGccagtaccaaaattttataactctAGTTACCaagttttacaataaaaaatatagtatcttCCATTAACTTTTCGTGATAAAATTAACCTACTTTCtaataatattaaacatatCCACGTATATAACTTAGTGCTCTCATCCTTAGTGCTCTCATCCTTAGTAAAATTAACcttacatcttttttttttttaccttagtGCTCTCATCCTTATTAAGTAATTGAAGTGCACAATATGTTCCTTTGAAAATCACTAGCAAAAAAGGAGTTAGATTCAAAGCCATTGAAGATTACATCATTTCTACAAAGCCATACTGCCTACCACATAGCTGCAataccaacaaaaaatactgTCTTAGCCTAAGTTGAACACCACTTAGccaattacaaaacaaattagcgATGGTAGTAGGCGGTTGAATCCCAAATGTTATAAAAACAACATTCCACGTGAATCTTGCAAGTTGGTAATCGAAGAGAATATATTGTATTATTTCATTAGAATTACAAAATCAGCACTTAGGCTGCATTCGGCAAGGCCCCTATAAGTTATCTTATACCCCTCGTTCTCCGctcgcacgcttcccgaactgctaaacggtgtattttttgcgaaaattttctatagaaaagttgttttaaaaatcatattaatctattttatattttttaattaattaatcatatactaatctattactacgtttttcgagtcggataactaacaccctcctcccctcaaacgaacacggccttagtaGTATCCTTCCATCTCCTCTTCATAAATTATCCTTAGTCAAAACAACTCCTCTTTTTAAAGACCATaggaaaaattttattttgaaatgaacCATAACTGCAGAAACGTACTTAGGTGATGTTTGGAAAACCAACCATAGGCGTCGATTTCCAACCGTAGGAAGATGGAAAGTTATATGTGATGCAactcatgtttgtataaagtgtttttcattaaatttagttttatagagtttaaattttatgttaatatcagataatatgaataaattatttaattaaaattaccATTGTAATATGTGAACTTGATATTGTAGTGATTCTGAAATTAGTATACCAACTTGTTGTTgcaatgtttctaaaattaacatataaacatgGCCTTACAAGTTCTACAATTACTATTCAAACTTCAAAACtcttaaattattataatatgatccagcatataattaattaacaaagataTAACAGTCACTATTAACCGATGGTTTACTGCTATTTTGTTaaagtttgtttaaataatcaaattaacaaatatttgatagacaaacaaattcgaatatttggtttatatacgattgcattaaaaatatataatatcttatttatattattaaattgagTCATAGTGTTAGCACGGGTATATTGCTAGTCATATGaaggtataattttttcaatgtGTAGTAGCTTTAAATGGGTCCtagaaaaatatgttgtcAACCCTTCTCATTTTTCAATCTAAccataaaataatatgatacaATGAAGCCCTTTAAAGAGGAAcattatttattgattaattgCAACCCACCTATCAGCCAACCAACTAATTACCTCATATTCTTCTCATTTGTCTTTCCCATTGCTCATTTCCTCGTTGTGCAGTTCCCTTTATGAAAGTTCCACCTCAAATAACATTACCATCACACCTATTTGCCATTGTCACATGTGCCTGGATTTGGTTATTAATATCGCTTAGGGCCCAAATCTAACCGTCGCCTTTGTCTCCGTTTCTGCATCTCCATCTAGTCATCATCTTTTTAGGTAGGGATAGTTGACAACCTTCTCCTCAAATAGGTGAGGGCAAGCTAAATGGTACTGCATAACACGTGGTGAGGTATGATCTGACCCAACACGACTCCTTGAGACATACATCCACATGTCATGCATGGAGGATCCAACAATCAAACATTAGGGGgacctcttcttcttcctcctccttctcctaaTTCCCTCCCTTCTTATTCTCATAGGATCTAGCGTGTAGGGGATACTCCTCCTTCTCCCAATTCCCTCCCTTCTTATTCTCATAGGATCTAGCGTGTAGGGGATATAGCCCTCACGCTGGATTCGTCCTCGTGTTGAAGGGTTTTTCGGGTTGGGGCTCATGTGCCCTCTACAAGCATGCCAGGCGTGCGGAGCGGGTGGCTTAACTCCGAGGCCACACAACATATCACCTCAATGTAAACATTCTTACATGCATGTTTACTTCTCTGTAGTGTAGGTTAAGATTAGGTACCGTCCATATATCTAGACCACAATACCCATTTATTATACAAGAGACAGCAATATAAGACACTCCAGTATTGCATTTGCTTGCATGATCATCGCTCCTAGCTAGAATCGGCAAATGTACAGGGGCAAAGTACAAAagcttttcaattttaaagGGAGAGAAGGAAGCAAATGATAGCTTTTGTCCCATCCTCTGATATTCAACCTATGACAATGGAGCTTTTTTTTACTCGAAGGTAAGAGATATCCCATAGTATCTAGTTAAGaactataaaaagaaaatgaacttATATTAATATGCGCACTTCGTTTAGTCAGCATAAGCATCTACATGTTTATGAGAAATGGAAggtgccatatatatatatatatatactgtacaCGATAACTTGGAGAAATTACAACACGCATAATACCgaataaattttgatctaGTAGCATGAAGTATGTATGCCTTTTCAAATATAGCTTAATTTTAGTAGTTCTATTGTAAATTAAAACTTTTGAAAATACATGAAAACCTCCAAGCACATTAATGGCCAGATCGACCTATTTGAATCTTATAGATATTCTCTAAGTTATTtctataacaaaacaaatttgctAGAAATATGCTAAACTCAACAAAGAAAGGTAAGTTCGGTACAGTAGTATCTTGTTTTTAAAGACTATTGTTCTAGTATCGAACTTGATCACAACATGGTTGACATACATGAAACATTTTGTAGCATATTAATGAATTTTGGAGGACTTAAATCCAAGGACAAAAGTTCTATCAAATTCGTTGattaaatcatatatttcttctctaaGATAGAAATACGATGGAACTATTCTAAATCAATATATGAAAGGTAAAAACGAgtagcattatatatatatatatatatatatatatatatatatatatatatatatatatatatcaatcttGTTGATTTGAACACATTTCAAATATAGGAAGTATTCCATCCAGTAAAATCTTATCTTATGGCCATGGTTCTTCAATGTAGATACGTCACAAGCACACCTGCATCAACAAATCCAGCTAATACTATAAAATGCCACCAAAACACAAATCAAAACCAGCACAAGATTGAACCTGTATATCAATTACTCACTGGATTCAGACTGAATGAGCCAAGCGCATTAATGTCCATATTAAACACCACCAAATCTCATTGATACAAATTCATAAATAGAGCATATCACAGCCAAATCATACATAAATGGCACCGAAACTTAGCACATTTGAACATTAATATTTCGTATCTCAATTAACTCAAATGGCAAtcgaaataaataaatgagcGTGCATCCAACACCAACAcagcttgaaaaaaaaaatcaaaaccccCCGAACCCCCACCCCTGTCCTGACCCGCGGGCCCCACGCGCCAGCCAGGGACACTTACAGGTGGGCCCTACCACCCCCGGTACGAAAGGCCACCATTTGTCTCCGCCTATTtattcctccccctctccctctccctccacctcgccaccgtcacctccgcctccttccgccgccggtcaggccaccgccgccgtatTCCGCGTCCGTTCCGGCCTCGCTCCGTCACTCCTCCGAGCGAGCCGGCCGCTTTTCTCGCTTACTCGTGTAGTCTCCTggtctgctgctgctgctgctagctcGAGGCGGAGCGGAGGAGAGCGAGCTGCAGAGGAGGTGGGGGTGGTGCAAAagaaatggcggcggcggggcagatCGCGGCGATGTGGGAGCAGGTGAAGGCGCCGGTGGTGGTGCCCCTGCTGCGGCTCTCCGTGGCGGCGTGCCTCGCCATGTCCGTGATGCTGTTCGTGGAGAAGGTGTACCTGACGGCggtgctcgtcgccgtccacctgtttggccgccgccccgagcgCCGGTACCGCTGCGACcccatcgtcgccggcgacgaccccGAGCTCGGCGACGCGGACGCGGACGCCGCCTTCCCCATGGTCCTCGTCCAGATCCCCATGTACAACGAGCGCGAGGTAATCGAGGCGGCGAGCCCATGCATCCATGCAGCCGTGCTCATCTCACTCTCGGTTGCTACtcctaatctttttttttttaaaaaaaaacaaactagcaataagaaagaagaggaggattaattttctttttcttttccttttggtCGTTTTTTGGTGGCGTGGTTGACTGGCAGGTGTACAAGCTGTCAATCGGGGCGGCGTGCGGGCTATCCTGGCCGTCGGATCGGGTGATCGTGCAGGTGCTCGACGACTCCACTGACCCCGTCATCAAGGTAGTAAAACACATTTCActctttttttccaaatttaaatttttgatcttTCAATCTcagtaaattttaaatttttttcatcgtagttaatattttaacttttttaaataaattattatatatataattttaatgctAAATTGATTTTCGCTTGCAAATATTCGCCAAACGAGCCTTTGACCCCGCGCGTCAGTGAGCTGTGCGCGTTGGTCGGACCAGGCGAGCAGTAATTGTGGATGATCTCGCTGTCACTGACAGTCCCAGCTGcacggtggggcccaccgctGCGGATGAGTACTCTACGTGGTattcttaattattattttttgggggATTTGTAATccgtataaaatttgaaaagaaattACTTGTCATAGTAGGAAAGATCACGTGTGCTGTACCTACAAACTGTGGCCATGCCTATTTGGCTATTTTGTACACTGTGGGGGAAACTTTGCTGGCAGTACGTGCTATTCTAAGCTttagatatgtttttttcGAAAAATTATATTCCCCTTTTTCTTGGACTTACCGGGGACAGTGACTTGATCCATCATGCAGCGCTcagattcatatttttttcctgtcaCTATTTATCTCGAAGTGTTTTGCACGAAAACCCATGGGCCCTGCCCTGCACTGGCCGCTTTGCTTGCCTCCTTTTCCACTGCACGACTTCCGAGACGGAACAATCTGATCAGCAGCTTGTTACTAGCAGTGAAAAACATTACTGCTACTGTAATACATAAGAGAACAGTGTATCTAGgatggacagaaagctcgtgtctcgttagctcgctcggcTCATGACAAGTTTGGCTcggttcattttatttttctaacgagccgagctagcattttagctcgttagagataacgagccaactTGAGCTGGCTCGTGGGCTGCTCGCGAGCTAGAtcaaagacacaagattcaccggcgttcattgatttcaccctgAAATGCATGTGtcaatactttataggttcaccatgtgatttgttggttcaaactttaatatttaaatataattttatatgatttgcatgtttgaaatgaaaatttgcttgtataacatattgaaaaattgtttaggttaactttttatgcatggctcacgagtcagttcgagctttataacgagccgagccgagctagttttttagctcgttacaagccagctcgttatcttaacgagctggaccaagccgagctggctcgttatccggTCCTAATTCTAGCCTATTTCGTAaggaaaatttataaataaatctggCGTTGAGCTACGTCACAATGTCTGACGTCGAGATCGAGTCGATTAGGGCCCTGTTCGTTTGGGAGGAGGTAAGATAACTTACCTCGACATgaaaaacgtactaatagattagtacatgattaattaattattaattattaaaaaaatataaaatagattaatatgattttttaaacaattttttctatagaaaatttttgtaaaaaatacaatgttcAATAATTTGGGAAGCGtgtgcgtgaaaaacgagaggagCTAGATACTGACGAACGCAGCCTAGGATATATTATGCGCGTTGAGGTGTAGTTGACATGGAGGTAGACTAATTTTTTGATATCTTTTGAAACAAGTGCTAATAGAAACAAGGAGATGATAGGTGATAACCAGATGGTGGGTGATGTATGTATATGCAGGAGATGGTGCAGGTGGAGTGCAGGAGGTGGGAGAGCAAAGGGGTGCGGATAAAGTACGAGATCAGGGACAACCGGGTGGGGTACAAGGCCGGGGCGCTGCGGGAGGGCATGAAGCACGGCTACGTCCGGGACTGCGACTTCGTGGCCATCTTCGACGCCGACTTCCAGCCCGACCCGGACTTCCTCGCCCGCAccatccccttcctcctccacaaCCCCGACGTCGCCCTCGTCCAGGCCCGCTGGAAGTTCGGTCTGTTATTTTGCTCATCAtcttccatttttttccaattttgtTAAGATCTCATTTCTTGAATGGTAGGAGTTCAAACAGATTTGATCAGCCAGCAGTGATTGCGTGAGATGTGTTTTGGggataaatttgatcatttggCACTTTCTTTGTTGTCTGTTTATGTTTGATACTTGTGATTATGACATGTGGATTCACTTTAAATAATCGAACCTAGTGTCAGAAAATCAGTGCATTATTATTATAGTATTAGTTTTGGTACTTACAGCGCTGTAGCCAAAACATGGGGGCTGGACAGTTGGAAGCTTGGGCCTGGGTTTCTGAGCAGGGAACCCCCAGCTGCGGAGCTCTTTGCACCATGAGTCCATGACATGCTCTGGAAAAAGCTGAACTTGTAGTTAAATTTTCTGCATCACTATTTGGGTAAGGGCCAGTAAAAATTGTCAGTATGGTTGAACTTGCTAGCTTTGGCATTGATGATAAGCTGTCCTTTTTAGCTAGTGTAGTACAGCCTTGTCTTGGTGATGGCATGTTTGTTTCTGCTGAGTGCTGACGGTGGTGATGTGTGTGAGCAGTGAATGCAAATGAATGCCTGATGACAAGGATGCAGGAGATGTCCTTGGATTACCACTTCAAAGTGGAGCAAGAAGTGGGCTCCTCGACTCACGCCTTCTTTGGTTTCAATGGTAATATTCATCTCGGTtcatcttctttctttctttttttctcttgtgggCGCATTTTCTGCCTCTCTTTCTTTGCCACAGTACATTTTGTTTACTTCATAATAACACCCCTTTTCCTAGTCTTgtggaaagaaaaatacatggtACCAtatctaaaaatcatataagaTTGTTCAATTCTACCCAGATCAACCAGCAAACTCTCGcagaaagcaaaagaaaaccaGTGGCACAAGGATATTACACACAAACAAGTTCAGTGCTgagcaatgtttttttttagtaCAGGCTACATTTAGCCTCCCAGTTTGTTTCTTGAATGGTGCCTCCATTTTTGTTCTTATCATGTAAAATATTGTGTGAACAGGGACCGCTGGCGTGTGGCGCATATCTGCAATGAACGAGGCAGGAGGCTGGAAAGACCGAACAACGGTTGAAGACATGGATCTGGCAGTCAGAGCAGGCCTCAAGGGATGGAAGTTTGTCTACCTTGGTGATCTCATGGTATATCCAATCCATTTCATGCAATATCGCTATTATTATGTAGCTATGTACTGAAACATGCAACTGACCTGGAAAATGTTATTTGAAGGTGAAAAGTGAACTTCCAAGTACATTCAAAGCGTTCCGGTATCAGCAACACAGATGGTCATGTGGACCGGCAAACCTGTTCAGGAAAATGTTTGTGGAGATTTTTAGAAACAAGGTACCTTACACCAAGCTGTATTTGGGAAATCTTTCAGAACAGTCTCGTCGCTAACAAGCTATTTTGATCTTGGGGCAGAAAGTGACATTGTGGAAGAAGATCTATCTGATCTACAACTTCTTTTTGGTGCGCAAGATTATCGGACACATTGTAACCTTTGTGTTTTACTGCCTTGTTGTCCCGGCAACAGTCTTAATTCCTGAAGTTGAGATACCGAGATGGGGTTATGTCTATTTGCCATCCATTGTCACCATACTCAATTCTATTGGGACTCCAAGGTACCAATGTTCTCCAGATCTTTTGCAGTTTTCCTTCAGAATATGAAGCCAACCTACATTTTACTATTTCTAAGTTCTGAGCTACAATATGCTGAATAGCAACCTACAAACTAACATGAAAATATGTAATGATGCAGGTCCTTGCACTTGCTTATCTTTTGGGTCCTCTTTGAGAATGTCATGTCACTGCATAGAACAAAGGCCACACTGATCGGACTGTTAGAGACAGGCAGGGTGAATGAATGGGTGGTGACTGAGAAGCTTGGCGACGCTCTGAAGATAAAATTGCCGGGTAAAGCATTCAGGAGGCCACGAATGAGGATGGGAGACAGGTATACAGCCAAAACAATTTAGTCCTGCATTTACCAAGTTTCAGTCCTTGCAGCTAAACTCTGCTTTTGCTATGGAACCAGGTTGAATGCATTGGAGCTTGGTTTTTCAGCCTACCTGTGCTTCTGCGGATGCTATGATATTGCCTTTGGGAAGGGCTATTACAgcctcttcctttttctccaATCCATCACCTTTTTCATCATCGGTGTG contains the following coding sequences:
- the LOC102704896 gene encoding probable glucomannan 4-beta-mannosyltransferase 9, translating into MAAAGQIAAMWEQVKAPVVVPLLRLSVAACLAMSVMLFVEKVYLTAVLVAVHLFGRRPERRYRCDPIVAGDDPELGDADADAAFPMVLVQIPMYNEREVYKLSIGAACGLSWPSDRVIVQVLDDSTDPVIKEMVQVECRRWESKGVRIKYEIRDNRVGYKAGALREGMKHGYVRDCDFVAIFDADFQPDPDFLARTIPFLLHNPDVALVQARWKFVNANECLMTRMQEMSLDYHFKVEQEVGSSTHAFFGFNGTAGVWRISAMNEAGGWKDRTTVEDMDLAVRAGLKGWKFVYLGDLMVKSELPSTFKAFRYQQHRWSCGPANLFRKMFVEIFRNKKVTLWKKIYLIYNFFLVRKIIGHIVTFVFYCLVVPATVLIPEVEIPRWGYVYLPSIVTILNSIGTPRSLHLLIFWVLFENVMSLHRTKATLIGLLETGRVNEWVVTEKLGDALKIKLPGKAFRRPRMRMGDRLNALELGFSAYLCFCGCYDIAFGKGYYSLFLFLQSITFFIIGVGYVGTIVPH